One window from the genome of Thermaerobacter marianensis DSM 12885 encodes:
- a CDS encoding ABC transporter ATP-binding protein encodes MALIELQGVEKVYRMGQGRVTALGGVDLTVDEGEFTAVMGPSGSGKSTLMHIIGCLDRPTAGSYRFMGREVGGLSETELARLRNRQFGFVFQRFFLLPRYRVWENVALPLAYAGVDRRRRRERAWELLNRVGLEGREEHFPNQLSGGQQQRVAIARALANRPAVLLADEPTGNLDSVTSAEILALFATLHRQGHTILLVTHDPAVAQQARRVVYIRDGRIQQDERREAR; translated from the coding sequence ATGGCGCTGATCGAACTGCAAGGCGTGGAGAAGGTCTACCGCATGGGCCAAGGGCGCGTGACGGCCCTGGGCGGGGTCGACCTCACCGTCGACGAAGGCGAGTTCACCGCGGTGATGGGCCCTTCCGGGTCCGGGAAGTCGACGCTGATGCACATCATCGGATGCCTCGACCGTCCCACCGCCGGATCCTACCGGTTCATGGGACGCGAGGTCGGCGGGCTCAGCGAGACGGAACTGGCCCGCTTGCGGAACCGCCAGTTTGGGTTCGTCTTCCAGCGTTTCTTTCTCCTCCCCCGGTACCGGGTGTGGGAGAACGTGGCCTTGCCCCTGGCCTACGCCGGCGTCGACCGGCGCCGGCGCCGGGAACGGGCGTGGGAACTCCTCAACCGGGTCGGCCTGGAGGGCCGGGAGGAGCACTTCCCCAACCAGCTGTCCGGAGGACAGCAGCAGCGGGTGGCCATCGCCCGGGCCCTGGCCAACAGACCGGCGGTCCTGCTGGCCGATGAGCCGACGGGCAACCTGGACAGCGTCACGAGCGCCGAGATTCTCGCGCTTTTCGCGACCCTCCACCGGCAGGGCCATACCATTCTGCTGGTGACCCACGACCCGGCGGTCGCCCAGCAGGCCCGGCGCGTGGTGTACATCCGGGACGGCCGAATCCAGCAGGACGAACGCCGCGAGGCGCGATGA
- the prpB gene encoding methylisocitrate lyase encodes MAWLLQKETPQAELAERFRQLVQQGPVVLPGAHDAMAALIAKRVGFEALYLSGAAYTASRGLPDLGLVTSQEVAERARDIVRATDLPLIVDIDTGFGGVLNVARTGREMVEARVAGVQIEDQEMPKKCGHLSGKSLVSADEMVQKIRALKETAPTLYVIARTDAHGVEGLEAAIARARRYVEAGADAIFPEALTTEEEFRAVREALPGVPLLANLTEFGKTPYYSAADLAAWGYNIILFPVSSLRVAARAVERLYRHLRQAGSTRELLGEMQDRAELYETIHYFAYEELDQTIARSTLPPLAQERDGKAGGGPAL; translated from the coding sequence ATGGCCTGGTTGCTGCAGAAGGAGACGCCCCAGGCGGAGCTGGCCGAGCGGTTCCGCCAGCTGGTGCAGCAGGGGCCGGTGGTGCTGCCCGGCGCCCACGACGCCATGGCGGCGCTTATCGCCAAGCGGGTGGGCTTTGAGGCTCTCTACCTCTCGGGTGCGGCTTACACCGCCAGCCGTGGCCTGCCGGACCTTGGCCTCGTCACCAGCCAGGAGGTGGCCGAGCGGGCCCGGGACATCGTCCGCGCCACCGACCTGCCGCTGATCGTCGACATCGACACCGGGTTCGGCGGGGTCTTGAACGTGGCGCGGACGGGCCGCGAGATGGTCGAGGCGAGGGTGGCGGGCGTGCAGATCGAAGACCAGGAGATGCCCAAGAAGTGCGGCCATCTCAGCGGCAAGAGCCTGGTCAGCGCCGACGAGATGGTGCAGAAGATCCGGGCGCTGAAGGAGACCGCGCCGACCCTCTACGTCATCGCCCGGACCGACGCCCACGGCGTCGAAGGGCTCGAGGCGGCCATCGCCCGCGCCCGCCGGTACGTGGAGGCGGGGGCCGACGCCATCTTCCCCGAGGCCCTGACCACGGAGGAGGAGTTCCGCGCCGTGCGGGAGGCGCTGCCCGGCGTGCCCCTCCTGGCCAACCTGACCGAGTTCGGCAAGACGCCGTACTACAGCGCCGCGGATCTCGCGGCCTGGGGGTACAACATCATCCTGTTCCCGGTCTCGTCCCTGCGGGTGGCGGCGCGGGCGGTGGAGCGGCTGTACCGCCATTTGCGGCAGGCCGGTTCGACCCGCGAGCTGCTGGGCGAGATGCAGGATCGGGCGGAGCTCTACGAGACCATCCACTACTTCGCCTACGAAGAGCTCGATCAGACCATCGCCCGCTCCACCCTGCCGCCCCTGGCCCAGGAGCGGGATGGGAAGGCGGGAGGGGGGCCGGCCTTGTGA